From Thermoflavifilum aggregans, a single genomic window includes:
- a CDS encoding uracil-DNA glycosylase family protein has translation MTTHQSSLRQTQANTFADAFLQYNARLVVPTHLPHAFQALHPFASPEIARLVNTFYYKYYADHDVRVTMLGINPGRFGGGITGIPFTDPIRLKEKCGIDHHLPMKPELSSQFIYEMIEQYGGVQKFYHHFFIHSLYPLALVKDGKNVNYYDDKALFDAVYADIISHIQALLQLPICRRVVICIGEGKNFALLQKLNHTYHWWQTIVPVAHPRFIMQYRRKQKESYLQQYLQVLHQAKQVCFSKS, from the coding sequence ATGACAACACATCAATCATCATTGCGGCAAACACAGGCAAATACCTTTGCAGACGCTTTCCTGCAATACAATGCCCGATTGGTTGTACCAACTCATTTACCTCATGCATTTCAGGCATTGCATCCGTTTGCGTCACCGGAAATTGCCCGACTTGTAAACACATTTTATTACAAGTATTATGCAGATCATGATGTACGCGTAACCATGCTGGGTATCAATCCCGGTCGCTTTGGCGGAGGAATTACCGGTATTCCGTTTACTGATCCCATCCGATTGAAAGAAAAATGCGGTATTGATCATCATTTACCCATGAAACCGGAATTATCATCGCAGTTTATTTATGAAATGATTGAACAATATGGTGGCGTGCAAAAGTTTTATCATCATTTTTTTATTCATTCTCTATATCCGCTTGCATTGGTAAAAGATGGAAAGAATGTAAACTATTATGATGATAAGGCTTTGTTTGATGCAGTATATGCGGACATTATTTCGCATATTCAGGCGTTGCTGCAATTACCTATTTGCAGACGGGTGGTGATTTGCATTGGTGAAGGTAAAAACTTTGCGTTGCTGCAAAAGCTGAATCATACATATCATTGGTGGCAAACGATAGTTCCGGTGGCACATCCTCGTTTCATCATGCAGTACAGACGCAAACAAAAGGAATCGTATCTGCAGCAGTATCTGCAGGTATTGCATCAGGCAAAGCAAGTTTGTTTCAGCAAATCATAA
- a CDS encoding cupin-like domain-containing protein yields MHVEAIDRVDDISPRDFREKYLKPRKPVVITGLSRNWPALTKWTWDYFIEIVGKEKVGLYSNNRADAHTPVNGYDEEMYFGDYLQMVRKGPVQLRVFLFNIFKYAPQLVEDFTWPDHLIKGLLKKYPMLFVGGAGSVAHMHYDIDCSHIFHTQFVGRKRVLLLENNQSTFIYRMPLTVESAANFVNWHEGLDEEHFPALRYAKGYTAILQHGDTLFMPAGYWHHMEYMDSGFSMSLRALDETLAGKLKGFYHILPMRMMNNLLIKTRPEWWYHYKRKMAHRNAEKAMRKIQLQETT; encoded by the coding sequence ATGCATGTAGAAGCTATTGACCGGGTGGATGATATCTCGCCCAGGGATTTCAGAGAAAAATACCTGAAGCCTCGCAAACCGGTGGTGATCACGGGCCTGTCGCGCAACTGGCCGGCATTGACCAAATGGACCTGGGATTATTTCATTGAGATTGTTGGAAAGGAAAAGGTGGGTTTATACAGCAACAATCGCGCAGATGCCCATACCCCGGTGAATGGTTACGATGAGGAAATGTATTTCGGTGATTATTTGCAGATGGTGAGAAAAGGACCCGTACAGCTGCGGGTATTTTTGTTCAACATTTTCAAATATGCTCCCCAGCTGGTGGAAGATTTCACTTGGCCCGATCACCTGATCAAAGGCTTATTGAAAAAATATCCCATGCTGTTTGTAGGTGGCGCGGGCAGTGTGGCACACATGCATTATGATATTGATTGTTCCCATATTTTCCATACTCAGTTTGTAGGCCGCAAACGGGTATTGTTGCTGGAAAACAATCAATCGACCTTTATTTATCGCATGCCGCTTACGGTAGAAAGTGCGGCCAATTTCGTAAACTGGCATGAAGGCCTAGATGAAGAACATTTTCCCGCATTGCGTTATGCAAAAGGATATACCGCTATTCTGCAGCATGGTGATACCTTATTTATGCCTGCAGGATACTGGCATCACATGGAATATATGGACAGTGGCTTTTCTATGAGCCTGCGTGCACTTGATGAAACATTGGCCGGCAAGCTGAAAGGTTTTTATCATATTTTACCCATGCGCATGATGAATAACCTGCTTATCAAAACACGGCCTGAATGGTGGTATCATTACAAACGGAAAATGGCGCACCGCAATGCTGAAAAAGCCATGCGCAAAATCCAGCTGCAGGAGACAACCTGA
- the ftsY gene encoding signal recognition particle-docking protein FtsY, which translates to MSIWSRFFSREKQAELDSGLQKTRDNLWSRLGKLFTGKSTIDDEWLDELEEALISADVGIDTTVEILNRLQQRAARERYRNSGELQQLLEQTILSLLPPVQHPAAVQPFQLPDNKRPYVILVVGVNGVGKTTTIGKLAYQYKQAGYQVLLGAADTFRAAAVDQLTIWSERAGVPLVKQAMGADPGAVAFDTVQSAIARNMDVAIIDTAGRLHNKKHLMDELGKIRRVISKKLPGAPHEVLLVLDGSTGQNALEQAKQFMAVTELTGLVVTKLDGTAKGGVVLAIAHQCQIPIRYIGLGEKITDLQPFDPESFVHSLFARDASV; encoded by the coding sequence ATGAGCATCTGGAGTCGTTTTTTTTCCAGGGAAAAACAGGCCGAGCTTGACAGTGGATTGCAGAAGACACGTGATAACCTCTGGAGCCGGCTGGGTAAGTTGTTCACCGGCAAGTCGACCATCGATGACGAATGGCTCGATGAGTTAGAGGAAGCGTTGATCAGTGCCGATGTGGGCATTGATACCACAGTGGAAATCCTGAATCGTTTACAACAAAGAGCTGCACGCGAGCGCTACCGGAATTCCGGGGAATTGCAGCAATTGCTGGAGCAAACCATCCTATCACTTTTACCTCCGGTGCAGCACCCCGCAGCTGTTCAACCTTTTCAGCTGCCTGATAACAAACGCCCTTATGTGATACTGGTTGTGGGCGTTAATGGTGTAGGCAAAACCACCACCATCGGTAAACTGGCCTATCAGTACAAACAGGCAGGATATCAGGTGTTGTTGGGAGCAGCCGATACTTTCCGCGCGGCGGCTGTGGATCAGCTTACCATCTGGAGTGAGCGGGCCGGTGTGCCCCTTGTCAAACAGGCCATGGGTGCTGATCCGGGAGCTGTGGCTTTCGATACCGTGCAAAGTGCCATTGCCCGCAATATGGATGTAGCCATCATCGATACAGCCGGACGGTTGCACAATAAAAAACATCTGATGGATGAGCTGGGCAAGATCCGCCGTGTGATCAGCAAAAAATTGCCCGGTGCACCCCATGAGGTATTGCTGGTACTCGACGGCTCCACCGGACAAAATGCACTGGAGCAGGCCAAACAATTTATGGCCGTGACCGAGCTTACGGGTTTGGTGGTTACCAAGCTCGACGGCACAGCCAAGGGCGGCGTGGTGCTGGCCATTGCACACCAATGCCAGATCCCGATCCGTTACATCGGGCTGGGAGAGAAGATTACAGATCTTCAGCCTTTTGACCCCGAAAGCTTTGTCCACTCCCTGTTTGCACGCGACGCTTCTGTGTAA
- a CDS encoding DUF4295 domain-containing protein — MAKQAKTAIKNKDPQASAESKNWTRVIRAVRSPKTGAYTFKEAIVHKEKVKSYLSGK, encoded by the coding sequence ATGGCCAAACAAGCTAAAACTGCTATCAAGAACAAGGATCCGCAGGCCAGTGCAGAATCCAAAAACTGGACGCGGGTAATCCGGGCTGTACGTTCGCCCAAGACAGGTGCTTATACCTTCAAGGAAGCCATCGTGCACAAGGAAAAAGTAAAAAGCTATCTGTCGGGAAAATGA
- the rpmG gene encoding 50S ribosomal protein L33, producing the protein MAKKGNRVQVILECTEHKNSGLPGTSRYITTKNKKNTPERLELRKYNPILRKVTLHREIK; encoded by the coding sequence ATGGCAAAAAAAGGAAATCGCGTGCAAGTGATTCTGGAATGCACCGAACACAAAAATTCGGGCTTACCGGGAACTTCTCGTTACATCACCACTAAAAACAAAAAGAATACCCCCGAACGCCTGGAATTGCGCAAATACAATCCTATTCTGAGAAAAGTAACCCTGCATCGGGAAATTAAATAA
- the rpmB gene encoding 50S ribosomal protein L28 produces MARVCQVTGKRPMTGHQVSFSNKKSKRRFYPNLQTRRFYLQEEDRWITLRLSAKGLRTINKKGLYQVVKELRAAGQQI; encoded by the coding sequence ATGGCCAGAGTTTGTCAGGTAACCGGGAAGCGACCCATGACAGGGCATCAGGTATCATTTTCCAATAAAAAATCAAAACGCAGGTTTTATCCCAATCTGCAAACCCGGAGGTTTTACCTGCAGGAAGAAGATCGCTGGATTACCCTGCGGTTAAGTGCCAAGGGATTACGCACCATCAACAAGAAAGGTTTGTATCAGGTTGTAAAAGAATTACGTGCTGCCGGCCAGCAGATATAA
- a CDS encoding pyridoxine 5'-phosphate synthase, whose product MNQTTRLSVNINKVALIRNSRGENLPDIIQVAKDCQRFGADGITVHPRPDQRHIRIQDVYELRPVVHTEFNIEGYPTTAFIDLVTEVKPEQCTLVPDPPGVLTSNTGWDTVKYQSFLREVIQEIHSAGIRVSIFLNPEPDKVEAARKAGADRIELFTGPYAKAYAAAANGPQNFDLFNAYKETARRALSVGLELNAGHDLNLQNLKFFKLHIPELKEVSIGHALICDALYYGLENTIQMYKRLLN is encoded by the coding sequence ATGAATCAGACCACGAGGCTTTCGGTAAACATCAACAAAGTAGCCCTGATCCGTAATTCACGCGGTGAAAATCTGCCGGATATTATTCAGGTTGCCAAAGATTGCCAGCGCTTTGGTGCAGATGGCATTACGGTGCATCCCCGTCCCGATCAGCGGCATATCCGCATCCAGGATGTGTATGAACTGCGTCCTGTTGTGCATACAGAATTCAATATTGAAGGCTATCCTACCACGGCCTTCATTGATCTGGTTACGGAAGTGAAGCCTGAACAATGCACGCTGGTGCCTGATCCGCCGGGAGTGCTTACTTCCAATACCGGCTGGGATACAGTAAAATATCAGTCGTTCTTGCGCGAGGTGATTCAGGAAATTCATTCCGCTGGTATCCGGGTATCCATTTTTCTGAACCCCGAACCCGATAAGGTGGAAGCTGCCCGCAAAGCCGGCGCCGACCGCATTGAGCTGTTTACCGGCCCTTATGCCAAAGCCTATGCAGCAGCAGCCAATGGCCCCCAAAATTTTGACCTGTTCAATGCATATAAAGAAACAGCCCGGCGTGCGCTATCTGTGGGGCTGGAACTGAATGCTGGACACGACCTGAATCTGCAAAATCTGAAATTCTTCAAACTCCATATCCCGGAACTGAAGGAAGTTTCCATAGGTCATGCCCTCATCTGCGATGCCCTGTATTACGGACTGGAAAATACCATTCAGATGTACAAACGTTTGCTGAATTAA
- a CDS encoding T9SS type A sorting domain-containing protein — MLKCLPLIFLLAAFAASAQTVDVFTAVQNGGWNTASTWSPSGPPQPLGSGHKVKVVIPAGITVNTLDITSPPQEMTKQIDTIVIFGSLQLGDPNANPTTDFFFDYPVYILIANGGRLVDSTSASSSYGGPGSTPRHVIALQKGNSPDTSAIVIQPGGEIQPACDAYPGTYIYGVSGNHSSSNYTYYAVPYTISCPGPFPSDNSYSYIISVDYNTGAVNYSGPITLPVILINFSGYYQQGMGVQLQWSTSSEYNSSYFAVERSTDGTSFTELGRVQAQGNSQIAHSYTFTDGTVLKSTVSLYYYRLRQVDLDGHFTYSKVIAIHIPLSDQSPGNLLLWPNPNTGNFQLQIPLGENQKAMLRIVNLAGQVVQQQWVNSPISTIRLQQPTSGVYLVQIQYADGSRKTLRMLVIQ; from the coding sequence ATGCTCAAATGTTTACCCCTGATCTTTTTATTGGCTGCTTTTGCTGCATCTGCTCAAACCGTGGATGTGTTCACAGCCGTGCAAAACGGCGGCTGGAATACAGCCAGCACCTGGAGCCCGTCAGGTCCACCCCAGCCCCTAGGTTCAGGACATAAAGTAAAAGTAGTGATTCCGGCAGGCATTACCGTAAACACCCTCGATATCACCAGCCCTCCTCAGGAAATGACTAAGCAGATTGATACTATCGTCATCTTTGGCAGCTTGCAGTTAGGAGATCCAAATGCAAACCCGACTACCGATTTTTTCTTTGATTACCCCGTCTATATCCTGATTGCAAACGGCGGAAGACTGGTGGACAGTACCTCTGCATCGTCTAGTTATGGCGGTCCAGGCTCCACTCCCCGTCACGTAATTGCCCTGCAGAAAGGAAATAGTCCAGATACTTCTGCCATTGTGATTCAGCCAGGGGGCGAAATTCAACCTGCATGTGATGCATATCCAGGTACTTATATTTACGGGGTTAGCGGAAATCATTCATCAAGTAATTATACATACTATGCCGTTCCTTACACTATTTCCTGCCCCGGTCCCTTTCCTTCAGATAACAGTTATAGTTATATCATAAGCGTAGATTACAATACAGGTGCTGTTAACTATAGCGGACCTATTACACTCCCTGTTATTCTCATCAACTTCAGCGGATATTATCAGCAGGGCATGGGTGTTCAGCTGCAATGGAGCACTTCCAGCGAATACAACAGCAGTTATTTTGCTGTGGAAAGAAGTACGGATGGCACCAGCTTCACCGAACTGGGCCGGGTGCAGGCACAGGGCAACAGCCAGATTGCTCATTCCTATACATTTACCGATGGTACCGTGTTGAAGAGTACTGTGTCGCTATATTATTATCGCCTGCGCCAAGTTGATCTGGACGGGCATTTCACCTATTCGAAAGTGATTGCCATTCACATTCCGCTATCTGACCAATCGCCTGGCAACCTGTTGCTATGGCCGAATCCCAACACCGGCAACTTCCAGCTGCAAATCCCGTTGGGTGAGAACCAGAAAGCTATGCTTCGCATCGTGAATCTGGCCGGGCAGGTGGTTCAGCAACAATGGGTGAACAGCCCGATTAGCACCATCCGGTTGCAGCAACCCACATCAGGCGTATATCTGGTGCAAATCCAATACGCCGATGGCAGTCGCAAAACCCTGCGCATGCTGGTTATCCAATAG
- a CDS encoding ABC transporter substrate-binding protein, with protein MKVCSFIPAVTQMIYDMGLQDMLHGVTFECPAPARAEKAILVHCLLEGRQLNGEEIDRVYSAAKASGQSLYWVEEELLQAIEPDVIFTQDVCEVCQIDTRCTAAAIARLRRQPRLVAISPADLDDVFQSAITIAREMGREEAAYAYLAKLRQQDDILRTLYQHRMPLRKVALLEWLQPMYNCGHWIPYQIACAGGIDLLSHPRGDSIVLPFEKLVKYDPEVMVLAPCGYTVQQTQAELNRLWQQPDSFLHHEAWGRLQAIHNQQVYLADYDLFTQPSASTLVDGIGLLAGLFHPELFEVPVHLQHKYQPLHHLPVAVV; from the coding sequence ATGAAAGTCTGTTCTTTTATTCCAGCTGTCACGCAGATGATTTACGATATGGGTTTGCAGGATATGCTGCATGGCGTGACGTTTGAATGTCCGGCACCTGCGCGTGCGGAGAAGGCAATCCTTGTACATTGCTTGTTGGAAGGCCGGCAACTGAATGGTGAAGAAATTGACCGGGTTTACAGTGCGGCCAAAGCCAGCGGACAGTCGTTATATTGGGTGGAAGAAGAGCTGTTGCAAGCCATAGAGCCGGATGTGATTTTTACACAGGATGTATGTGAGGTTTGCCAGATTGATACCCGCTGCACCGCAGCTGCCATAGCCCGTTTGCGCAGGCAGCCGCGACTGGTGGCTATCAGTCCTGCCGATCTGGACGATGTATTTCAATCGGCCATTACCATTGCCCGGGAAATGGGACGGGAAGAAGCAGCTTATGCATATCTGGCAAAACTCAGGCAGCAGGATGATATTTTACGCACTTTGTACCAGCATCGCATGCCTTTGCGGAAAGTGGCTCTGCTGGAGTGGCTGCAGCCCATGTACAACTGCGGACACTGGATCCCCTATCAGATAGCCTGTGCCGGAGGCATTGACCTGCTGAGCCATCCGCGTGGCGATTCTATTGTATTGCCTTTTGAAAAATTGGTGAAATATGATCCGGAAGTCATGGTGCTGGCCCCATGCGGATATACGGTTCAGCAAACCCAGGCCGAACTGAACCGCCTGTGGCAGCAGCCTGATAGTTTTTTGCACCATGAGGCTTGGGGCCGCCTGCAGGCTATACACAACCAGCAAGTATACCTTGCTGATTACGATTTGTTTACCCAGCCCAGCGCATCCACACTTGTGGATGGTATCGGCCTGCTGGCAGGGTTGTTTCATCCGGAATTATTTGAAGTTCCCGTCCATCTGCAACATAAATATCAACCGTTGCATCATCTGCCGGTAGCAGTTGTATGA
- a CDS encoding DUF6580 family putative transport protein, whose amino-acid sequence MSAMKLYVRTRLWLLMIIAIAIWRIFLTLHTGGLVLANFSPLGAMAIFGGACFSSRWKAIGFPLLTLWISDVILGKLLFFHQWELFYPGFYFTYGAFVLMTLTGRWLIRRITAGSVITAAVVSTAIHWIVSDLGVWLDGRTYPLTWQGWIECLVAAIPFELRLLAGTLVYGAVLFGVAVWITRKSAAPVTAR is encoded by the coding sequence ATGTCTGCCATGAAATTATATGTACGTACCCGTCTTTGGCTGCTGATGATTATAGCCATTGCCATCTGGAGGATTTTTCTGACCCTGCATACCGGAGGTTTGGTATTGGCAAATTTCAGCCCGTTGGGTGCCATGGCTATTTTTGGCGGAGCCTGTTTTTCCAGCCGTTGGAAAGCCATCGGATTTCCTTTGCTGACATTGTGGATCAGCGATGTGATATTGGGTAAGTTGCTTTTCTTTCATCAATGGGAGTTGTTTTACCCGGGATTTTATTTTACCTACGGAGCTTTTGTATTGATGACACTGACCGGCCGCTGGCTGATCCGGCGCATCACCGCAGGTAGCGTGATAACGGCAGCGGTGGTCAGCACAGCCATCCACTGGATTGTATCGGACCTGGGTGTCTGGCTGGATGGACGGACCTATCCGCTTACCTGGCAGGGATGGATTGAATGCCTGGTGGCGGCCATTCCGTTTGAACTCAGGTTGCTGGCTGGTACATTGGTGTATGGTGCTGTGTTGTTTGGCGTGGCCGTATGGATTACAAGAAAATCCGCCGCTCCTGTAACGGCCAGGTAA
- a CDS encoding TonB-dependent receptor plug domain-containing protein, translating to MSKLLCYFTVFGSLISFTAIAQTEKQDTAISRHGQLQEVVVTATKFPKPVNQTGNSVIVITHEQLLHSQGETLSQILDEQTGITINGANSNYGKDKAIYIRGAGSDYTVILLDGMPLYDPSGMGGAFDLRLIPIDEVERIEIVKGGLSTLYGTDAIAGVINIITRQAAQKPVEGNADVSYGSYQTFQAHAALNGKLRVFTYDVQYDHMQSGGISEATDSTGKAGFDKDGMNSNAVLARLGWDIQPNWKLQPFFRYDYFFGNTDAGSFTDSKDHYQASDLNTGFQTTYQLSSGAIHAHYLFEQTHRTYHSESYGDSRYEGRHHDAEIYWNQNFGKHLQLLAGSDYRYLKMPDTTAKKKNPSVYFISPYAALFWANEKGFNAELGGRFTHHEQYGNNFSFTFNPSFIFSSGITLSADISSSFKAPTLTMLYGPYSPNPDLKPEIGYQYEAGITVPYGNGKSNMQFTVFRRKIKNIIVYTPAAYINQNEQRDWGIEYQQTIQATSKLSFTGSFVYLDGQLTTLQNGKDTTYENLLRKPKASFKLSAQWQVLPALFVGSSLENIGDRTDLDFNTYPFAPVTLKAYTLWNAFVSYTFRKQYMLYLQLRNITNTSYTEVYGYNTMGFHIIGGIRARF from the coding sequence ATGAGCAAACTGTTATGTTATTTTACTGTTTTCGGATCTCTGATTTCTTTTACTGCCATTGCACAAACAGAAAAACAGGATACGGCTATCAGCCGCCATGGCCAGTTGCAGGAAGTGGTTGTAACAGCCACCAAATTTCCAAAACCTGTGAATCAAACCGGAAATTCCGTGATCGTTATTACGCACGAGCAATTGCTGCACAGCCAGGGTGAAACACTATCACAGATTCTGGATGAACAAACAGGCATTACCATCAATGGTGCCAACAGCAATTATGGCAAGGACAAAGCGATTTATATCCGCGGTGCCGGCAGCGATTACACAGTGATATTGCTGGATGGCATGCCTTTGTATGATCCCTCGGGTATGGGAGGAGCTTTTGATCTGCGTTTGATTCCCATTGATGAAGTTGAAAGGATTGAAATTGTGAAAGGCGGATTATCGACCTTGTATGGCACAGATGCCATTGCAGGTGTGATCAATATTATTACGCGACAAGCCGCACAAAAACCTGTGGAAGGAAATGCCGATGTTTCGTATGGCAGTTATCAAACGTTTCAGGCGCATGCAGCGCTGAACGGAAAACTGCGTGTTTTCACTTACGATGTGCAATATGATCATATGCAATCCGGAGGCATATCAGAAGCTACTGACAGCACAGGCAAAGCAGGATTTGATAAAGATGGTATGAACAGCAATGCTGTGTTAGCCAGGTTGGGATGGGACATTCAGCCCAATTGGAAATTGCAGCCCTTTTTCCGTTATGATTATTTTTTTGGAAATACAGATGCGGGTTCATTTACAGACTCTAAAGATCATTATCAGGCAAGCGATTTGAATACCGGTTTTCAAACCACCTATCAACTGTCATCCGGTGCCATTCATGCTCATTATCTGTTTGAACAAACACATCGCACCTATCACAGTGAATCGTATGGTGATTCCCGATATGAAGGCCGGCATCATGATGCAGAAATATACTGGAATCAGAATTTCGGAAAGCACCTGCAACTGCTGGCTGGCAGCGATTATCGCTACCTGAAGATGCCTGATACTACAGCCAAAAAGAAAAATCCATCCGTGTATTTCATCAGTCCCTATGCTGCTTTGTTCTGGGCAAATGAAAAAGGATTCAATGCAGAATTGGGTGGACGTTTTACTCATCATGAACAATATGGTAATAATTTCAGTTTTACATTTAATCCATCGTTTATTTTTTCATCAGGCATTACGCTTTCGGCCGATATATCTTCATCTTTTAAGGCACCCACACTAACTATGCTTTATGGCCCCTATAGTCCCAATCCTGATCTAAAACCGGAAATTGGTTATCAATATGAAGCTGGTATTACCGTGCCTTATGGAAACGGGAAGTCGAACATGCAGTTCACCGTATTTCGCAGAAAAATCAAAAATATCATCGTATATACGCCTGCAGCTTATATCAATCAGAATGAACAGCGCGACTGGGGAATAGAATATCAACAAACTATTCAGGCGACATCCAAACTCAGTTTTACTGGCAGTTTTGTATACCTTGATGGTCAACTTACCACACTGCAAAATGGTAAAGACACTACTTATGAAAATTTATTACGCAAACCGAAAGCATCATTCAAACTCTCGGCTCAATGGCAGGTGCTACCGGCCTTGTTTGTGGGAAGCTCGCTGGAAAATATCGGTGATCGCACGGATCTGGATTTCAATACCTATCCTTTTGCACCTGTTACATTAAAAGCTTATACCCTTTGGAATGCCTTTGTGTCCTATACTTTCCGGAAGCAATATATGCTATACTTGCAGTTGCGTAATATTACCAACACGAGTTACACGGAAGTATACGGCTATAATACCATGGGCTTTCATATTATCGGTGGTATCCGGGCCAGGTTCTGA
- the ggt gene encoding gamma-glutamyltransferase, with protein sequence MNGLMMNNNTKSYPFPIRFCVTTLLCAALGTTYAQTRPAPEEQTIQPYHYTIQKDTQVAHACVVSAHPLASEVGRWVLQQGGNAVDAAVAMQLALAVVYPAAGNIGGGGFMVIHLNSGTNTVFDYREEAPGKATRNMFLDSLGNPDSRLSLYGALSAGIPGTVAGLWQAWKKYGHLPWRMLVQPAVDLARQGFCITATEARWLNESRKDFLQYNQRPVAFVKSMPWKAGDTLRQPELAETLIQIRDHGRKGFYAGRVARQIVQTMQHHHGLITLRDLRQYRAFERQPVIFDYKGYTIVSVPPPSAGGIMLQQLLGMVSFYPLAQWGYGSPQATQLMIEAERRSYADRARYLGDPDFVHIPVSQLTSMDYLRQRISSYTPGKASRSEDIQSGHFTESEETTHLCVLDAEGNAVSVTYTLNNLYGSKLVVEGAGFLLNDEMDDFSAKPGSPNLYGLTGGEANAIAPHKRMLSSMTPTIVLKNEKPYLITGTPGGSTIITSVFQTIVNILDFHLSPHEAVNNPKFHHQWLPDVVYVEKGFPDSLAQALQAMGYRLVEREAIGRTELIVHPEGEPIIGVGDHRGDDSSAGY encoded by the coding sequence ATGAACGGATTGATGATGAATAACAATACCAAGTCTTATCCATTTCCCATCCGATTTTGTGTTACTACCCTCTTGTGTGCTGCTTTGGGAACCACCTATGCACAGACGCGGCCAGCCCCGGAAGAGCAAACCATCCAGCCTTACCACTACACCATTCAGAAAGATACTCAAGTTGCTCATGCCTGTGTGGTATCTGCCCATCCGCTGGCCAGTGAAGTGGGCCGATGGGTGTTGCAACAGGGAGGAAATGCTGTAGATGCAGCTGTTGCCATGCAGCTGGCATTGGCCGTGGTTTATCCTGCAGCCGGCAATATTGGCGGGGGTGGTTTTATGGTCATTCATCTGAATAGCGGGACAAATACGGTATTTGACTACCGCGAGGAAGCTCCGGGGAAAGCCACGCGCAACATGTTTCTGGATAGCCTGGGCAATCCTGATTCCCGGCTCAGCCTGTATGGTGCTCTGTCGGCAGGGATACCCGGCACGGTGGCCGGCTTATGGCAAGCTTGGAAAAAATACGGGCACCTTCCCTGGCGCATGCTTGTACAACCCGCCGTGGATCTTGCCCGACAGGGTTTTTGCATCACGGCTACTGAAGCCCGGTGGCTGAATGAAAGCCGGAAAGATTTTCTGCAATATAACCAGCGGCCTGTTGCCTTTGTGAAATCTATGCCCTGGAAGGCTGGAGATACCCTCCGCCAGCCAGAACTGGCCGAAACCCTGATCCAGATTCGGGATCATGGCCGGAAAGGATTTTACGCCGGTCGTGTTGCCCGTCAGATTGTGCAGACCATGCAGCATCACCATGGCCTCATTACCCTGCGGGATCTGAGGCAATACCGTGCCTTCGAACGCCAGCCAGTGATATTTGATTACAAAGGCTACACCATTGTCAGTGTGCCGCCGCCATCAGCCGGTGGCATCATGCTGCAGCAATTGCTGGGCATGGTGAGCTTTTATCCTCTGGCACAGTGGGGATATGGTTCTCCACAGGCTACCCAGCTCATGATTGAAGCCGAACGCCGCAGCTATGCCGACCGTGCCCGCTATCTGGGCGATCCGGACTTTGTACATATCCCCGTCAGCCAGCTTACCAGCATGGACTATCTCCGGCAACGGATCAGCAGCTATACCCCCGGGAAAGCCAGCCGCAGTGAAGATATTCAGTCCGGCCACTTCACAGAAAGCGAAGAAACTACCCACCTCTGTGTACTAGACGCAGAGGGCAATGCTGTTTCAGTTACTTACACCCTAAACAATCTGTACGGTAGCAAGCTGGTGGTGGAAGGCGCCGGTTTTCTGCTGAACGATGAAATGGATGATTTCAGTGCCAAACCCGGAAGTCCAAATCTGTACGGACTTACCGGTGGCGAGGCCAACGCTATTGCGCCACATAAACGGATGCTCAGCAGCATGACACCTACCATCGTACTAAAAAACGAAAAACCTTATTTGATTACCGGTACTCCTGGAGGCTCTACCATTATCACTTCTGTTTTTCAGACAATTGTGAATATCTTGGACTTTCACCTTTCACCCCATGAGGCTGTAAACAATCCCAAATTCCATCATCAGTGGCTGCCCGATGTGGTATATGTGGAAAAAGGATTCCCCGATTCGCTGGCACAGGCCCTGCAAGCCATGGGATATCGACTGGTGGAGCGCGAAGCTATCGGCCGCACGGAACTCATTGTGCATCCTGAAGGTGAACCCATCATCGGTGTGGGCGACCACCGCGGCGATGACTCATCAGCGGGATATTGA